A genomic stretch from Streptomyces sp. NBC_00341 includes:
- a CDS encoding ankyrin repeat domain-containing protein: protein MDIADQLVRSAGDGEMIEVARLLEQGAVVDTPNRDGRTALDRAVEQGHADVVRRLIGAGADLEQQAGEYQESTPLCLAASRGHTAVVGVLLDAGARTGAQGRLGYVPLVLAATTGDEGHPQTVDLLLDRGVDINAVMKDRTALDWAVGFGQEEMVQRLLGRSAVPSAETLAAAREHLGRHPERRRKTERIAVALLAVGVAPGTGQEPGTEAGNLA, encoded by the coding sequence ATGGACATCGCGGATCAACTGGTGCGGTCGGCGGGCGACGGCGAAATGATCGAGGTGGCCCGGCTGCTGGAGCAGGGTGCCGTGGTGGATACGCCGAACCGTGACGGGCGTACGGCGCTGGATCGGGCGGTGGAGCAGGGGCATGCCGATGTTGTCCGCCGACTCATCGGAGCGGGGGCTGATCTGGAGCAGCAGGCGGGTGAGTACCAGGAGTCGACGCCGCTGTGCCTAGCGGCGAGCCGGGGGCACACGGCGGTTGTCGGGGTTCTTCTCGATGCCGGTGCCCGTACCGGAGCCCAGGGCCGACTGGGCTACGTACCGCTGGTGCTGGCAGCCACGACCGGCGACGAGGGACACCCGCAAACAGTCGACCTGCTGCTGGACCGTGGGGTGGACATCAACGCGGTGATGAAGGACAGGACCGCCCTGGACTGGGCGGTCGGGTTCGGGCAGGAAGAGATGGTGCAGCGCCTGCTCGGCCGCAGTGCCGTCCCCTCGGCCGAGACCCTGGCCGCCGCGCGTGAGCATCTCGGACGTCATCCGGAGCGTCGGCGTAAGACCGAACGCATCGCCGTCGCGCTCCTTGCTGTGGGTGTCGCGCCTGGCACGGGCCAAGAGCCCGGGACGGAAGCCGGGAATCTGGCGTAG
- a CDS encoding helix-turn-helix domain-containing protein, translating into MSTLKWSATNADGLLADLDLPPAAYRALLKLRARSEAGGRIAMDQATLGELLGLSRPSVNAALRELELAKLVKKVRNGVYQINAMLAGYNSPEDALDAVKAMPKADRLDSKTYVADYHRAVAAYQDQLAEQRKKRAALAAAKKAAAGKRRGTLHAVG; encoded by the coding sequence GTGAGTACCTTGAAGTGGTCGGCAACCAACGCCGACGGTCTTCTCGCCGACCTGGACCTGCCACCCGCCGCCTACCGGGCGCTGCTGAAGCTCCGGGCGCGCAGCGAGGCCGGCGGCCGCATCGCGATGGACCAGGCAACCCTCGGTGAGCTGCTCGGGCTCAGCCGCCCCAGCGTGAACGCCGCACTGCGGGAACTGGAGTTGGCCAAGCTCGTCAAGAAGGTCCGCAACGGCGTCTACCAGATCAACGCGATGCTCGCCGGCTACAACTCTCCCGAGGACGCCCTGGACGCCGTCAAGGCGATGCCCAAGGCGGATCGGCTGGACAGCAAGACATATGTGGCGGACTACCACAGGGCTGTCGCCGCCTACCAAGACCAGCTTGCCGAGCAGCGAAAGAAACGGGCCGCTCTGGCCGCCGCGAAGAAGGCGGCCGCGGGCAAACGCCGCGGCACACTGCACGCTGTCGGCTGA